Proteins co-encoded in one Gracilimonas sediminicola genomic window:
- a CDS encoding peptidylprolyl isomerase — translation MKNKYVFLPLLFLSQILTLNTQAQQQQLADQIVAHVNDNIILKSEIDQSVADYMRQAQVQGQQVQFSEGLWFDFLESAIDNYLLLEKAQIDSITVSDEEVELRMDQRIQQLIRQAGSEQALEQAFGKSLLQLRADFRSDFREQMIASKVQQQKMQSITITRPEVNEFFESIPTDSLPTIPEQVALSQIVIIPPARGDAEQRAFEFAQQLRDSIVTHGKSIEELARRHSDDQGSGSRGGLLPLMGLDELVSEYSAAASALKPGGISKVVETQFGYHVIRLNRRVGDQIETNHILISVDSEELDEDYAIERLNAIRDSIMSNPDVKFADVARKLSEDPSTSNLGGKIFDPQSGERLIPLNRLDPAMYRVVLLMDEEGYISEPKSFNLQSQNKKAYRIVRLDRQIPEHIANLKQDYERIKSIALQQKQYRIMQKWMQELRDDIYVEYKIDVPEMENSL, via the coding sequence ATGAAGAATAAATACGTTTTTTTACCCCTCCTTTTTCTATCTCAAATTCTCACACTTAATACTCAGGCTCAACAGCAACAATTAGCTGACCAGATTGTAGCTCACGTTAACGACAATATCATTTTAAAATCTGAAATTGACCAAAGCGTAGCTGATTATATGCGTCAGGCACAGGTTCAAGGCCAGCAGGTTCAGTTCAGTGAAGGACTTTGGTTCGACTTTCTTGAATCTGCCATAGATAATTACCTGCTGCTGGAAAAAGCCCAGATTGACTCCATTACTGTTTCTGATGAGGAAGTTGAACTAAGAATGGACCAGCGTATTCAGCAGTTGATCCGGCAGGCCGGTAGTGAGCAAGCACTTGAACAGGCTTTTGGGAAATCTTTGCTACAACTCCGGGCCGATTTCCGCTCAGATTTCCGCGAGCAGATGATTGCCAGCAAAGTTCAACAACAGAAAATGCAGTCCATTACGATCACCCGGCCTGAGGTGAATGAGTTTTTTGAAAGCATACCTACGGATTCCCTTCCTACCATTCCCGAACAAGTTGCATTATCACAGATCGTGATCATCCCACCTGCCAGAGGTGATGCCGAACAACGGGCCTTTGAATTTGCCCAGCAGCTTCGTGACTCTATTGTAACGCATGGGAAATCGATTGAGGAATTAGCCCGCCGGCACAGCGATGATCAGGGTTCAGGCAGCAGAGGTGGTTTGCTACCTTTAATGGGACTTGATGAATTGGTTTCGGAATACTCGGCTGCGGCCTCTGCTCTTAAACCGGGCGGAATCTCCAAAGTGGTGGAAACTCAATTTGGTTATCACGTGATCCGGCTAAACCGCAGGGTTGGCGACCAGATTGAAACCAATCACATTCTAATTTCAGTCGATTCTGAAGAACTGGATGAAGACTATGCGATTGAGCGACTGAATGCTATCCGCGACAGTATCATGTCTAATCCTGATGTGAAATTCGCAGATGTGGCTCGCAAGCTGAGTGAAGATCCATCAACTTCGAATCTTGGTGGTAAAATATTTGATCCACAAAGCGGTGAACGGCTTATCCCCCTCAACCGTTTGGATCCTGCAATGTACAGAGTTGTATTGCTGATGGACGAAGAAGGATATATCTCTGAGCCAAAGTCTTTTAATCTGCAAAGTCAGAATAAAAAGGCTTATCGAATTGTGCGATTAGACCGCCAGATTCCCGAGCATATTGCGAATCTGAAGCAAGATTATGAGCGCATTAAAAGTATCGCCTTACAGCAGAAACAGTATCGCATCATGCAAAAATGGATGCAGGAATTACGGGATGATATTTACGTAGAGTATAAAATCGACGTACCGGAAATGGAGAATAGTTTATGA
- a CDS encoding AAA family ATPase: protein MSTDVKDPVKLADEFHAVFHQIKKEIHKAVIGQEDIIDLLLISLFSRGHCVLIGVPGLAKTLLIRTLAESLNLSFNRIQFTPDLMPGDITGTEVIEENKDSGRKEFTFIKGPVFANIVLADEINRTPPKTQAALLEGMQEYHVTTGGKTYDLDTPFFVLATQNPIEQEGTYPLPEAQLDRFMFNIWVDYPSLEEEKEIVSKTTAYQDINIEALVTKEKIKELQALVREVPVPDNVLDYAVELVSKTRPGTDMAPDFVNKYMSWGAGPRASQFLILGGKARALSQGRYHVTEDDIKTLAIPVLRHRIVNNYAAEAEGYTTVKLIEMLKEES, encoded by the coding sequence ATGAGCACCGATGTAAAAGATCCGGTTAAGTTAGCGGATGAATTCCATGCGGTTTTTCATCAGATAAAGAAGGAAATACACAAGGCTGTTATTGGTCAGGAAGATATTATTGATCTTCTTTTAATCAGCCTTTTTTCAAGAGGTCATTGTGTACTTATTGGTGTTCCGGGATTGGCTAAAACATTGCTTATCAGGACTTTAGCAGAATCACTAAATCTTTCCTTCAACCGAATTCAGTTTACCCCGGATCTTATGCCCGGTGATATAACCGGTACCGAAGTAATCGAGGAGAATAAGGACTCAGGCCGTAAGGAGTTTACCTTCATTAAAGGACCTGTGTTTGCCAATATTGTACTGGCTGACGAGATCAACCGGACCCCTCCTAAAACCCAAGCTGCCTTACTTGAGGGGATGCAGGAATACCACGTTACCACCGGTGGTAAAACCTATGATTTGGATACGCCTTTCTTCGTATTGGCCACCCAAAACCCGATTGAGCAGGAAGGAACCTACCCTCTTCCCGAAGCACAGCTCGACCGTTTTATGTTCAATATCTGGGTTGATTATCCTTCTCTCGAAGAGGAAAAAGAAATTGTAAGCAAAACGACGGCATACCAGGATATCAACATAGAAGCGCTGGTTACCAAAGAGAAGATCAAGGAACTTCAGGCGTTGGTGCGTGAAGTTCCTGTACCGGACAACGTGCTTGATTATGCGGTGGAATTGGTATCTAAAACCCGCCCCGGTACCGATATGGCGCCTGATTTTGTAAATAAGTACATGAGCTGGGGTGCCGGTCCGCGAGCCTCTCAGTTCCTGATTTTAGGCGGCAAAGCAAGAGCGCTGTCACAAGGCCGCTATCATGTTACCGAAGATGATATCAAGACGCTGGCCATTCCCGTTTTACGACATCGCATAGTAAATAATTATGCTGCTGAAGCCGAAGGTTACACGACCGTTAAGCTGATTGAAATGCTTAAAGAGGAATCCTGA
- a CDS encoding SixA phosphatase family protein, giving the protein MKKLLLIAGILLITLNVFAQSGENLATETTLIFVRHAEKMDDGTRNPHLSEEGKARAVRLADILLKEHNVSAVYSTPYYRTKETASPIADSLGLDIQEYGLDDPKALVQSIIDTYKGSTALIVGHSNTTPLLVNLSIGEQRFEQLDEKAYGDIFIVTIADGEDPVVERISY; this is encoded by the coding sequence ATGAAAAAGCTCCTCCTTATAGCCGGCATTTTACTGATTACATTAAACGTTTTTGCTCAATCTGGAGAGAACCTGGCCACAGAAACCACCCTTATTTTCGTCCGCCATGCAGAGAAAATGGACGATGGAACACGTAATCCCCATTTAAGTGAAGAGGGAAAAGCAAGAGCGGTGCGACTTGCAGACATCTTACTTAAAGAACATAATGTCTCAGCCGTTTACAGTACTCCGTACTATAGAACCAAAGAGACGGCTTCTCCCATCGCAGACAGTTTGGGCCTGGATATTCAGGAATATGGTTTAGATGATCCAAAGGCACTTGTTCAGTCAATCATCGACACTTACAAAGGGAGTACTGCTTTGATTGTAGGCCATTCGAACACTACGCCTTTATTAGTAAACTTATCGATAGGCGAACAACGGTTCGAGCAGCTTGATGAAAAAGCCTACGGAGATATTTTTATCGTAACTATTGCGGATGGGGAAGACCCCGTTGTAGAGAGAATATCCTACTAA
- a CDS encoding adenine phosphoribosyltransferase encodes MKKVEQSIKDFISETIRTIPDFPKEGIQFKDITTLLQDKRALELTSYMLAQPFRHKSVDYVVGLESRGFLFGTNLAQDLNAGFVPVRKPGKLPAKTLSETYALEYGEDQVEIHEDAIFEGAKVIIHDDLIATGGTASAASKLIERLGGVIVGYSFIIELSFLNGRDQLTQNVPVESILIE; translated from the coding sequence ATGAAAAAAGTAGAGCAAAGCATAAAAGATTTTATATCCGAAACCATCCGAACCATCCCGGATTTTCCCAAAGAAGGAATTCAGTTTAAGGATATCACCACGCTATTGCAGGACAAACGGGCGCTTGAACTTACTTCCTATATGCTTGCTCAGCCATTTCGCCATAAATCGGTGGATTATGTGGTGGGGCTGGAATCCCGAGGTTTTTTGTTCGGAACCAATCTTGCCCAGGATTTGAACGCCGGTTTTGTGCCCGTTCGCAAACCCGGAAAGCTTCCGGCCAAAACTCTTTCGGAAACCTACGCCCTGGAATACGGTGAAGATCAGGTCGAAATTCATGAGGATGCCATTTTTGAAGGAGCCAAAGTGATCATTCATGATGATCTGATTGCTACAGGAGGGACGGCCTCGGCGGCTTCTAAATTGATTGAACGGCTTGGCGGTGTAATAGTAGGCTATTCCTTTATAATCGAGCTTTCATTTCTGAACGGACGGGATCAACTCACCCAAAATGTACCGGTAGAAAGTATTCTTATCGAGTAG